Proteins encoded by one window of Cryptosporangium minutisporangium:
- a CDS encoding PadR family transcriptional regulator, producing the protein MPTEPTTSSYALLGLLALRPWTAYDLTRQARRSMRLFWPRSEAHIYAEVKRLVRWEYATATTERTGNRERTSYAITPAGREALRNWLATRPAAPQLEIEGLLRLLLADQGDRADARRAVRATRDAVAETYGVGVEQMRGYLDGGGPFPERAHLVGLLARFYADFAEAMLDWCDAAEAEIDSWPSVRNVGLTDDSRRALTAMIERYERRVASLNGREAE; encoded by the coding sequence ATGCCCACCGAACCCACCACCAGCTCCTACGCGCTGCTCGGCCTGCTCGCGCTCCGCCCCTGGACCGCCTACGACCTCACCCGCCAGGCCAGACGCAGCATGCGGCTGTTCTGGCCGAGGAGCGAGGCGCACATCTACGCCGAGGTCAAGCGCCTGGTCCGCTGGGAGTACGCCACCGCCACCACCGAGCGCACGGGCAACCGGGAGCGCACGTCCTACGCGATCACCCCGGCCGGCCGGGAGGCACTGAGGAACTGGCTCGCCACCCGGCCGGCCGCCCCGCAACTGGAGATCGAGGGGTTGCTCCGGCTGCTGCTCGCCGACCAGGGCGACCGGGCGGACGCCCGGCGAGCTGTCCGAGCCACCCGGGACGCGGTCGCCGAGACCTACGGCGTCGGTGTCGAGCAGATGCGCGGGTATCTGGACGGTGGTGGCCCGTTCCCGGAGCGGGCGCACCTCGTCGGCTTGCTGGCCCGCTTCTACGCCGACTTCGCCGAGGCGATGCTCGACTGGTGCGACGCCGCCGAAGCCGAGATCGACAGTTGGCCGAGCGTCCGGAACGTCGGCCTGACCGACGACTCTCGGCGCGCGTTGACCGCGATGATCGAGCGCTACGAGCGTCGGGTCGCGTCGCTGAACGGGCGCGAGGCCGAATGA
- a CDS encoding maleylpyruvate isomerase N-terminal domain-containing protein: protein MTELRQEIEAALPRAHERFVSLVRSVDPASAVRTVPACPDWSAADLVAHVLTVYRRALGDRRRSATPEETAALNAQCLAETPERGLAALADLLDADGPASFAVLRSFPDDLSFRFHGGTRTTVTPVSAVILGEVLIHGYDLAEATGSDWAITPDEASLVLHAANLPGPDGLPPLFTMWLEPGGETLLAATAATGDPVGALTTLYRRTAPTTPELVALAGYLRPL, encoded by the coding sequence GTGACCGAACTGCGGCAGGAGATCGAGGCGGCGTTGCCACGGGCGCACGAGCGATTCGTCTCGCTGGTGCGGAGCGTGGATCCGGCCTCGGCGGTCCGGACCGTGCCGGCGTGTCCGGACTGGTCGGCCGCGGACCTGGTCGCGCACGTCCTGACCGTCTACCGTCGCGCGTTGGGCGACCGGCGCCGCAGCGCGACGCCGGAGGAGACCGCTGCGCTGAACGCGCAGTGCCTGGCCGAGACGCCGGAGCGCGGCCTGGCCGCCCTCGCCGATTTGCTCGACGCCGACGGCCCGGCGAGCTTCGCCGTGCTGCGCAGCTTCCCCGACGACCTCAGCTTCCGGTTCCACGGCGGTACCCGCACCACGGTGACGCCGGTGAGCGCGGTGATCCTCGGCGAGGTGCTGATCCACGGTTACGACCTCGCGGAAGCGACTGGCTCCGACTGGGCGATCACACCGGACGAAGCGTCGCTCGTCCTGCACGCGGCGAACCTCCCAGGGCCGGACGGCCTGCCGCCGCTCTTCACGATGTGGCTGGAGCCGGGCGGCGAGACGTTGCTCGCCGCCACGGCCGCCACTGGCGACCCGGTCGGTGCGCTGACGACGCTCTACCGCCGCACCGCGCCGACCACCCCCGAGTTGGTCGCCCTCGCCGGATACCTCCGGCCGCTCTGA